The following coding sequences are from one Chaetodon trifascialis isolate fChaTrf1 chromosome 24, fChaTrf1.hap1, whole genome shotgun sequence window:
- the mbd5 gene encoding methyl-CpG-binding domain protein 5 isoform X1 produces MNGGKDCEAGDERQAVPVQVPIGWQRKAEHGGGVVYISPSGSLLSSLEQVKTYLLTDGTCKCGLECPLILHKVFNFDPGAAVKQRTAEDVKADEDVTKLCIHKRKLLAVATLHKSMETHPPLTLTSPGGGTSSVVTAHSTTQRAIRTKPHDGLPNAVGPDCKNPFKMMMAAGQQQQQQRLYPPQEMGGAQQPELYSGYPRPQRLGSGEPGPKSPYQVGYGGMLSPPPSSAKLYGDGSQSPSADTLGSPEGFPRTNPCGFPGAGSPGSASIHGNTRTPLSPPSVMLHGSPVGQPSCAMTGRTSTPLSPTATAKSPVMNMNMPRGNFPPGMDMPRAAFHHKTQPPVHPVPPPPSIPPSCALQKRQLTSEKDPLGILDPIPNKPVSQPPTNTPNPSNFQPNIHSQVPMMNVNIPPPAIVPLPSNLPLPTVKPGPVGHGGHVQRTQQGGPVSSMSPSPVTSPVHMAGPALGRMEASPHRSRSSSTSSDHGNFAMPSGHQAPCGTMKVPPRSPRSAMGSPRPAMPSSPSTNKTDTLHQYKDSQLLPGMGNSIGTQQHSNPMYSPTPSSSSSSSLATPSVSQKGHPGLLGMPLNQILNQQNAASFPASSLLSAAAKAQLANQNKLSAAGNSTAGMAGGGVGMAGMGAGGGGNGGSSGHPGSMSGPRGMEGHSTLNPMLPPNSTMLLNTPEGQSGRAALRDKLMAQQRDPMRKRRQSSGSAAVNHDNSNNMVYNMLNKRGMGGPHMPGPSATEQLRKVGRLGNLPPNTSMAQLLQSMSCQSSHNLAGNSHRPGLSPGPGPGPQGAAQLHYNDSTGMVPGGPQQNLLAQQRLRGPGDAMQHCQNMDTSGGHLASRPGQFPDMMAQMQASSMSNCGPMGPGGGPVGPDGMPLGRPNTNPPPLSHPGPHPSQQNLLHGMGRANMPVMPHGGGDGSCAQTISDTGNGSSLGCGMGGLQPHVNAGGGQMYQQQVHQGMQQGVASHPAYQGQQHFSDNPPYTDSNNANAGSMACLYQNYQQGMLSHPQFGEGQQPQGEGLQTGSDRGPGGGPESVDAIYRAVVDAASKGMHVTITTTVSGTTQASPVPALSAMSAFTASIGEPVNLPKAVSTVLHGHQEGEVLSQQARPRQVRLGRGQKNMDPGKSTPDSHEANDYFRSPGRGTPRGQWDGETQHGGGFDTHSNNSAWGGEEFLECSTQVRSSPCMERPASLAPAPPCPTEGSNDHGLAMAHDKAFLDDGYRFNNCSRTPANYKERLEQTVERCAHINGATPHFNTRGYGEVLGPPRQELTGDDQSPSSSTSLEGPLATAKDYSHYNGHFNGMAPSPSDTKSLSSEEDLRQPDSPSSELLHYRSRTFNMGELVWGQLKGFPSWPAKLAGDEQVHSAAMQLREQAKVEPEKLKTLTHDLEALDRAAKRGLNRPGKLNNHLEAAIHEAMSELDKMSGTIPSRDRQVKLPKPKRRKISR; encoded by the exons GTGTTCAACTTCGACCCAGGGGCAGCCGTCAAGCAGAGAACGGCGGAAGACGTGAAAGCAGATGAAGACGTCACCAAACTCTGCATTCACAAGAGGAAGCTTCTGGCTGTGGCCACACTGCACAAGAGCATGGAGACGCACCCACCTCTGACGCTGACCAGTCCAGGGGGAG GTACATCATCTGTGGTCACAGCGCATTCCACGACTCAACGAGCAATAAGGACTAAACCCCACGATGGCCTGCCCAATGCTGTTGGTCCAGACTGCAAGAATCCTTTTAAGATGATGATGGCAGCTggtcaacagcagcagcagcaaaggctgTATCCACCCCAGGAGATGGGTGGAGCCCAGCAGCCAGAGCTCTACTCTGGGTACCCCAGGCCCCAAAGGCTGGGCAGTGGGGAGCCAGGCCCCAAATCCCCTTACCAGGTTGGTTATGGAGGCATGCTGAGCCCACCTCCCTCCAGTGCCAAGCTGTATGGAGATGGCTCACAGTCTCCCAGTGCAGACACTCTAGGCAGCCCTGAGGGCTTTCCAAGGACCAATCCTTGTGGGTTTCCTGGAGCCGGCAGTCCTGGCTCAGCCTCCATCCATGGCAACACTAGGACACCTCTTTCCCCACCCAGTGTAATGCTCCATGGCTCCCCCGTGGGCCAGCCATCCTGCGCCATGACAGGGAGGACTAGCACGCCCCTTTCTCCGACGGCCACTGCCAAAAGCCCTgtcatgaacatgaacatgccACGGGGGAACTTCCCCCCTGGTATGGATATGCCCCGTGCAGCGTTTCACCATAAAACACAGCCCCCTGTGCATCCCGTACCGCCTCCTCCATCCATACCACCATCCTGTGCCCTTCAGAAAAGGCAGTTGACCTCTGAAAAAGACCCCTTAGGCATCCTGGACCCCATCCCCAACAAGCCAGTCAGCCAGCCCCCCACCAATACCCCAAACCCCTCCAACTTCCAGCCTAACATCCACTCTCAGGTACCAATGATGAATGTAAACATACCCCCTCCCGCCATCGTTCCTTTGCCAAGCAACTTACCCTTACCCACagtgaaacctgggcctgtgGGTCATGGTGGCCATGTTCAAAGGACTCAACAGGGTGGTCCGGTTTCCTCCATGTCCCCCTCCCCTGTCACTTCCCCTGTCCACATGGCCGGGCCTGCCCTTGGGAGAATGGAGGCCTCTCCTCATCGCTCACGCTCgtcctccacttcctctgacCATGGGAACTTTGCAATGCCTTCAGGGCACCAGGCCCCATGTGGCACCATGAAGGTCCCTCCTCGTTCCCCCAGGTCGGCTATGGGGTCTCCCAGGCCGGCCATGCCCTCCAGCCCCTCCACCAACAAAACTGACACACTCCACCAGTACAAAGACTCCCAGCTGCTGCCCGGGATGGGAAACTCGATTGGcacccagcagcacagcaacCCCATGTACTCACCCACTCCTTCCTCGTCGTCATCCTCTTCTCTGGCAACCCCCAGCGTTTCTCAGAAGGGCCACCCAGGACTCCTGGGGATGCCCCTCAATCAGATCCTCAACCAACAGAATGCCGCTTCCTTCCCCGCCAGCAGTCTATTGTCAGCCGCAGCCAAAGCACAGCTagcaaatcaaaacaaactcaGCGCTGCTGGCAACAGCACTGCTGGCAtggctggtggtggtgttggtatGGCAGGCATGggggcaggtggaggaggtaaTGGAGGAAGTAGTGGACACCCCGGCTCTATGAGCGGCCCTCGAGGCATGGAAGGACACAGCACTTTAAACCCAATGCTCCCGCCAAACTCCACCATGCTGCTCAACACTCCAGAGGGCCAGAGTGGTCGGGCAGCTCTTAGAGACAAGCTCATGGCCCAGCAGAGGGACCCCATGCGCAAACGGAGGCAGTCATCTGGCAGTGCTGCTGTAAACCACGACAACAGTAACAACATGGTCTACAACATGCTCAACAAGCGAGGCATGGGAGGACCCCACATGCCGGGGCCCAGTGCCACTGAGCAGCTGCGCAAAGTGGGCCGCCTCGGAAACCTTCCCCCAAACACCTCCATGGCTCAGCTTCTCCAGTCCATGAGCTGCCAGAGCTCACACAACCTGGCTGGGAACAGCCATCGTCCAGGTCTTAGCCCCGGCCCAGGGCCTGGTCCTCAaggagctgcacagctgcactaCAACGACAGCACAGGTATGGTTCCTGGTGGCCCTCAGCAGAATCTCTTAGCTCAGCAGAGGCTGCGGGGTCCAGGAGATGCCATGCAGCACTGCCAGAACATGGACACCTCTGGGGGCCATCTGGCCTCTCGTCCAGGCCAGTTCCCTGACATGATGGCCCAGATGCAGGCGTCCTCCATGAGTAACTGTGGGCCTATGGGGCCAGGAGGTGGACCGGTGGGTCCTGATGGCATGCCGCTGGGACGCCCCAACACTAACCCCCCACCGCTGTCCCATCCAGGCCCTCATCCCTCACAGCAGAACCTCCTTCACGGTATGGGGCGGGCGAACATGCCGGTGATGCCGCATGGAGGTGGTGATGGAAGCTGTGCACAAACCATCTCTGATACAG GCAACGGCTCATCCCTTGGCTGTGGCATGGGTGGGCTGCAGCCACACGTTAACGCCGGTGGAGGTCAGATGTACCAACAGCAGGTCCACCAGGGCATGCAGCAGGGAGTGGCCTCCCACCCAGCCTACCAGGGACAGCAGCACTTCTCTGACAACCCACCCTACACAGACAGCAACAACGCCAACGCTGGCTCCATGGCCTGCCTCTACCAGAACTACCAG CAGGGGATGTTGTCGCACCCACAGTTCGGGGAGGGGCAACAGCCCCAGGGTGAGGGGCTTCAAACAGGCTCTGACAGGGGCCCTGGCGGAGGCCCAGAGTCGGTGGACGCCATCTACAGAGCCGTGGTGGACGCCGCCAGCAAGGGCATGCACGTCACCATAACCACCACAGTGAGCGGGACCACACAGGCGAGTCCGGTGCCTGCCCTCAGTGCCATGAGTGCCTTCACTGCCTCTATAGGGGAGCCCGTCAACCTCCCGAAAGCAGTTAGCACAGTTCTGCACGGGCACCAGGAAGGGGAGGTGTTATCCCAGCAAGCCAGGCCGAGGCAGGTGAGGCTGGGACGGGGTCAGAAGAACATGGATCCAGGGAAGAGCACTCCAGACAGCCACGAAGCCAACGACTACTTCCGCTCTCCTGGCCGTGGGACTCCGAGGGGGCAGTGGGACGGGGAGACGCAGCACGGCGGAGGCTTCGACACTCACAGCAATAACAGCGCTTGGGGTGGTGAGGAGTTTCTGGAGTGCTCTACCCAAGTGAGGAGTAGTCCCTGCATGGAGCGACCCGCCAGCCTGGCCCCCGCCCCACCCTGCCCCACTGAGGGGTCCAATGACCATGGCCTGGCCATGGCGCACGACAAGGCCTTTCTCGACGATGGCTATCGCTTCAACAACTGCAGCCGGACACCTGCAAACTACAAGGAGCGTCTGGAGCAAACGGTGGAGCGCTGCGCCCACATCAACGGCGCCACCCCCCACTTTAACACTCGAGGTTACGGAGAAGTCCTGGGCCCCCCACGACAGGAACTGACGGGGGACGACCAGTCgcccagctcctccaccagcctgGAGGGACCTCTGGCCACAGCCAAAGACTACAGCCACTACAACGGCCACTTCAACGGCATGGCGCCCAGCCCCTCGGACACAAAGAGCCTGAGCAGCGAGGAGGACCTGCGACAGCCGGACTCGCCCTCCTCGGAACTGCTTCACTACCGGTCCAGGACCTTCAACATGGGAGAGCTGGTCTGGGGCCAGCTGAAGGGCTTCCCGTCCTGGCCTGCCAAGCTGGCCGGGGACGAACAAGTGCACAGCGCTGCTATGCAGCTGAGGGAGCAGGCCAAG GTAGAGCCAGAGAAGTTAAAAACACTAACTCACGACTTAGAGGCACTTGACCGAGCCGCCAAAAGAGGCCTGAA CAGACCGGGGAAACTGAATAATCACTTGGAAGCTGCTATCCACGAGGCCATGAGTGAGCTGGATAAGATGTCGGGCACA ATCCCGTCCAGGGATCGTCAGGTGAAGCTCCCCAAGCCTAAGAGGAGGAAGATATCCAGATAA